The sequence TTTCATTGATGTTACATTTGCTATTTGCCTATTTgtgattgattttaaattaaaagccaaatttctatttttatttttattttaatgttgatTATTAAGCTAATGACTGTTATTATAAATATCAATGATTGAAGCATACACCCGTAGCAACATGAGGGCATGGCATTAGTTAAGCTAGATAAACTATAAAATGCTGTCAACTACTGCCGCTGCTCAGCTTCCAAGTTGCTGGTACCTCATTCCCAGCCATCTTAACGTCCATCATCATGCTCAACAAAAGAGAAAACTCACCACTCTATCACTTGCCAATGCAGATAGCCGAATTCCCCTCAGAAACTTCTATGGCCTAAGTCTTCCTCAAACCCATAATTGCAGCAAAGGGAAAGAAAGCAATAACAGGGCTAGATACAATTCCAATTTAAATCAGAACCACAGACATTTATTATTTCTACAGTTCTTCCCTGACAGTGACACAGAAGACAGCAATAATCAAAATCCAAGAACCAGAAACCACTGTCAACATCAAGTAGATGAACAAAGAGAATTCAAGGAAAATAAAGAGGCCAGGTTGCTTTTCTCAAACATGTGGTGGGTAGATGTGAAAGCAGCACTTGGCCAAAGAATAAATTTGGAGGGCATTCTATGTTCAACTATGGTGATCTTAAAAGACCCGAAATTGGCAATGCCCCATATTTCTGTTCCTGATATAAGGTATGTTGATTGGGCTGAGCTGCGTAGAAAGGGATTTAAGGGTGTTGTCTTTGACAAGGATAATACTATTACAGCACCTTACTCTTTGAAGTCCTGGCCTCCACTTGAGTCTTCATTGGAGTGTTGTAAATCGGAGTTTGGTCATGATATTGCAGTATTTAGTAACTCTGCGGGTAATTCTAGCTTGAAGCATTTTGAAATTATTCTGAATTTTATGGTAGTAGTTGTTCAGTAAGTCACTGAAAGTGTTTTGTGTTGTTTTATTGATGTTATGAATCAGGACTTCATGAATATGACCATGACGGTTCAAAAGCTAGGATGCTTGAAGGGGCAATTGGAATTAAAGTCATAAGACATAGTGAGTATTGCCTTTTATTTTAGAGCTTTTTCTTGAATATTTCCTTTATCATGGAACTTGAAAGTACATGTTATCTTCTGCTCTGTATAAAAGATTGAAATATTCCCTTGGGAGAAATGCCTTTGGTAGTGAAGTTGGTATGTGTATGTATGCTTCAGGGGTGAAGAAGCCAGCCGGTACAGCTGAAGAAATTGAAAAGCATTTTGGTTGTGAAGCTTCACAATTAATCATggtagataaaaaaattgtagtgtTCACCTTCTAGCAGCTATCCGTTTGCTAGTTTGATTCATATTTATCCTAAACCATAATATTTGTGGCAGGTTGGCGATCGGCCATTCACTGACATTGTTTATGGCAATCGGAATGGATTTCTAACTATTTTGACAGAGCCATTGAGTCTTGCTGAGGAGCCGTTTATTGTTAAGCAGGTTTGattttcattattcattttatcttttgggTGCTTGAATTGTATGTCGTGATTAATTTTTCTCAATAATAGGAAAATTTTTAAGAATGGAAAAGAATGAGAAGTTCAGTTTGACTGCTGATCCTATAACAAAAGAGAAATCGTAGCAGAGATAAAATCACCAAGCTTAAAAGCTCCCACACCTCTTTTTGAGACAGCTAATGAAATTCTAGAAGAAATGAGTTAAGATATTTTCACATAGTTGTACAGAATGATTAACTGGTTCCGAAACATTAGAGTAGGAAATTCTCAAAAAAGTTTCTTGTGTGAAATAACTCAACTCAGTTAATGCAAATGTTTATATATCTGATATGATTCTATGTGCCAACGGGAAATTCATCATGCTTTTACAGTTTCTTTCTCCTGTGTTAATTAACATCCTGAATTTTGGAAAATTTGTATAATTCCTTGCTAAAGCTTGTCATGTCTATCCGATATTTTGTATTGATGTTGAAAGTCCTGATAGATCTTTTATGTAACTTTTCTGTTTTAATACCATTGCAATGGTAGGTTCTAACTCTTTGCTGAACATGTTTTTAGGACTTGCTTGGTGTGTGAAATCTGATTGACAATGCTTTGCTaaacattagaaattttttatttctgatgATTAATGAATTTCTTATGTTTTATCACTATAAATCCATTTGAAATAAAGAAATGTGAGTGCCTTAACATTCCTTTAATAATTGTGATGATAGGTGAGGAAGCTAGAAACTTCATTTGTAAGTTTCTGGTCTAGAAGAGGGTTGGATCCACTTAGCCAGAAGTTATTGTCAGATCCAAAGCCATGTGTCAAAGAGCCATATCATTGACAAGACTAATATCCAAACACTGCACAATTTTTTGGCCATCAGAAGTACTGCTTTTTAGTAAAGTAATGCCCTTTAGTTAAGTAATGCATAcatgtcaatatattttttttaaaagcctatctAGTTTATTTTTTACCACATGTTAAATACATATTTCTCTGTCCTTTATCTGGTAAAGTTATCTCCTCAGCTTAAAGCgtgttttttttgtaaacaacaCTAACAGTAACACACCCTCTTCAACCAGCTAAGTGTTTAAataacagttttttttaaaaaaaataatcgttTGCTTATATTAGCTTTTTAAAGTGAGTTTTTAAAAACTAAGAGAATATTTTTTCACAAACAATCCTTTAAAAAGATGCTATTAGTTTTTTGTACCCTAAAAAATCGgtagagaaaaattataaaatgaattttctaaatttcataaaagtTTCACCTTTGTTTTTACCGCTACACCCAACTATAGTGTAGACTGTAGAGGAACTCTTCTGTACTCAATAAAAATTGTTGAAAGTAAATATAACTAAATGGAATTATCATTATTACTTCCAGTCGGGgaaatgaattattatttggTACATCAAAATATGgaaaatcaaatgtttttttcaaGGGAATGGAAAATCAAATGTTAAGCAAgcgatttaaaatttaaaatattatttagaaaGTGACAAGAAGATTGTGATTTATAATATCAAGAATTTCTAACGCATCTTTCTATTGATTCATGCATGTTCCAATTCAAATTCATAAGTACggtttgctatatcaattataaAAGGTTGAATCAATTATATACTTGATggcaaataatttatattgcttTCTAATTGTtgaacaagaataaaaatatttcatattaatttagttATAGCAATAAGTTTCagaaaatatttagaaaatctATAATGAAGTACTTTTAACGTTTAATAGGCATACTAGAAATATTTGGATATTCTTAGGGCATCTTCAACATATGTTCTTACTGGTGTTCTTAAAATAACTAGTTCTTGCAATGGAGAGAATTAACTTGGCATCCACTTGTGTAATTGGTTCTTCTACAAGAAGTCAAGAGCCTCGAAGAACCTGCTCTTGATAGAAAAGCAACTGACAAAGGAGAGAAAGAGtaacaa comes from Glycine soja cultivar W05 chromosome 20, ASM419377v2, whole genome shotgun sequence and encodes:
- the LOC114403502 gene encoding uncharacterized protein LOC114403502 — translated: MLSTTAAAQLPSCWYLIPSHLNVHHHAQQKRKLTTLSLANADSRIPLRNFYGLSLPQTHNCSKGKESNNRARYNSNLNQNHRHLLFLQFFPDSDTEDSNNQNPRTRNHCQHQVDEQREFKENKEARLLFSNMWWVDVKAALGQRINLEGILCSTMVILKDPKLAMPHISVPDIRYVDWAELRRKGFKGVVFDKDNTITAPYSLKSWPPLESSLECCKSEFGHDIAVFSNSAGLHEYDHDGSKARMLEGAIGIKVIRHRVKKPAGTAEEIEKHFGCEASQLIMVGDRPFTDIVYGNRNGFLTILTEPLSLAEEPFIVKQVRKLETSFVSFWSRRGLDPLSQKLLSDPKPCVKEPYH